Proteins from a genomic interval of Microbacterium phyllosphaerae:
- a CDS encoding MarR family winged helix-turn-helix transcriptional regulator, with the protein MSDAEMIPAPARGSEGVRAHAVHALEAEFSELITHFRRLIMENADRVSPGMLPGAYKTFTTIARCGQVTASALSERMLVDKGQISRTVRELESLGLIERSPDPKDGRSSLLSLTPHGEAKLAEARLPQEGLLMRHLSEWSVDDIDNLTRLLHALGSGRTPDTGG; encoded by the coding sequence ATGTCCGACGCAGAGATGATCCCCGCCCCTGCGCGGGGTTCCGAAGGGGTGCGGGCCCACGCGGTCCACGCCCTCGAAGCCGAGTTCAGCGAACTGATCACCCACTTCCGTCGGCTGATCATGGAGAACGCCGATCGGGTGAGCCCCGGCATGCTCCCCGGGGCCTACAAGACCTTCACGACGATCGCGCGGTGCGGCCAGGTCACCGCCTCGGCCCTGTCGGAGCGGATGCTCGTCGACAAGGGCCAGATCAGCCGCACCGTTCGCGAGCTCGAGTCCCTGGGTCTGATCGAACGCTCCCCCGACCCGAAAGACGGACGCTCCTCACTGCTGAGCCTCACCCCGCACGGTGAGGCGAAGCTCGCCGAGGCGCGGCTCCCGCAGGAGGGGCTGCTGATGCGGCACCTGTCGGAGTGGAGCGTCGACGACATCGACAACCTCACGCGGCTGCTGCACGCCCTCGGCTCCGGCCGCACCCCCGACACCGGGGGCTGA
- a CDS encoding LysR family transcriptional regulator ArgP — protein sequence MKIDPELAATVAAVADEGTLDAASRLLQVTPSAVSQRLKALEEQLGRVLVVRSKPARLTEAGEAVVRLARQIALLEHDALGELGLESERTTRTRIPLAVNADSMATWFLPPLARLSAAHDLDFDLHRDDQNFTARLLESGTVMAAVTSESAPVAGCSVSALGVLEYHAMGEAAFVERWFPRGVTRDALEAAPFVDFDRRDTLQHEWLTAMGVTPQGVPRHYVPASHDYALAVRLGLGWGMMPLLQQSDHQLVSLGGPPLRVRLYWQQWNLRSRVLDTIADEVAAEARRVLAH from the coding sequence GTGAAGATCGATCCTGAGCTCGCGGCCACCGTCGCCGCCGTCGCAGACGAGGGAACACTCGATGCGGCGTCTCGTCTGCTTCAGGTGACTCCGTCTGCGGTGAGTCAGCGTCTCAAAGCCCTCGAGGAGCAGCTGGGTCGAGTGCTCGTCGTGCGCTCGAAGCCGGCGCGCCTCACCGAGGCGGGGGAGGCGGTCGTGCGGCTCGCGCGTCAGATCGCGCTGCTCGAGCACGACGCGCTCGGCGAACTGGGCCTCGAGTCGGAGAGGACGACGCGCACCCGCATCCCTCTCGCTGTCAACGCCGACTCGATGGCGACGTGGTTCCTGCCCCCGCTCGCTCGGCTCTCCGCAGCACACGATCTCGACTTCGACCTGCACCGGGATGATCAGAACTTCACCGCCAGGCTGCTCGAGTCGGGGACGGTGATGGCCGCCGTCACGAGCGAGTCGGCGCCGGTCGCCGGATGCTCGGTGTCAGCGCTCGGGGTGCTGGAGTATCACGCGATGGGTGAGGCCGCCTTCGTCGAACGCTGGTTTCCACGAGGGGTGACCCGCGATGCATTGGAGGCCGCGCCGTTCGTGGACTTCGACCGGCGAGACACTCTGCAGCACGAGTGGCTGACGGCCATGGGTGTGACGCCACAGGGCGTGCCGAGGCATTACGTCCCCGCATCCCATGACTACGCCCTCGCCGTCCGCCTCGGGCTGGGGTGGGGGATGATGCCGCTCCTGCAGCAGTCAGACCATCAGCTCGTGTCACTCGGCGGGCCGCCGTTGCGCGTGCGCCTGTACTGGCAACAGTGGAACCTGCGGTCGCGCGTGCTCGACACCATCGCCGACGAGGTCGCCGCCGAAGCCCGACGCGTTCTGGCTCACTGA
- a CDS encoding LysE/ArgO family amino acid transporter: protein MLSVFSGLGLGLSLIVAIGAQNVFVLRQGIRREHVLPVVVICALSDALLIAAGVAGLGFVISAAPWLVVVARWAGALFLLAYGILAARRAWLGGEELRVDSADADATASAPTAPGVATATRPRAATRTALGPVIATILALTWLNPHVYLDTVLMLGSIAATHGDERWLFAAGAIAASILWFTALGFGARYLGRWLRTERSWRILDALIAVVMITLAVSLVLPVIGG from the coding sequence ATGCTCTCCGTCTTCTCGGGCCTCGGACTCGGCCTGTCCCTCATCGTCGCCATCGGCGCGCAGAACGTCTTCGTGCTGCGCCAGGGCATCCGTCGCGAGCACGTGCTGCCGGTCGTCGTCATCTGCGCCCTGTCCGATGCCCTGCTGATCGCCGCGGGTGTCGCGGGCCTCGGGTTCGTCATCTCGGCCGCCCCGTGGCTCGTCGTCGTGGCGCGATGGGCGGGTGCCCTGTTCCTCCTGGCGTACGGCATCCTCGCCGCACGACGCGCATGGCTCGGCGGCGAGGAGCTGCGGGTGGATTCCGCGGATGCCGACGCCACTGCCTCGGCGCCGACCGCCCCCGGCGTCGCGACGGCGACGCGGCCGCGCGCCGCCACCCGCACCGCTCTCGGGCCGGTGATCGCGACCATCCTCGCCCTGACGTGGTTGAACCCGCACGTCTACCTCGACACGGTGCTGATGCTCGGCTCGATCGCCGCGACGCACGGCGACGAGCGCTGGCTGTTCGCGGCGGGCGCCATCGCCGCCAGCATCCTGTGGTTCACCGCCCTCGGCTTCGGCGCGCGCTACCTGGGCCGGTGGCTGCGCACCGAACGCTCGTGGCGCATCCTCGACGCCCTCATCGCCGTCGTGATGATCACGCTCGCCGTCAGCCTGGTCCTGCCGGTCATCGGCGGCTGA
- a CDS encoding amino acid ABC transporter ATP-binding protein, whose translation MSPSDPAGSGEPTTDALLTARGLRKSFGDNEVLRGIDLTLHRGEVVVLIGPSGSGKTTVLRALNGLETPDSGTIVVAGGPDIDFAPGSPVKPRERKQKRLALRDRSAMVFQHHNLFPHLSVLENVIEGPWRVQGRPKAEVVAEAQALLARVGLADKADARPHELSGGQQQRVGIVRALALRPDLLLFDEPTSALDPELVGEVLLVIKELADEGWSMVVVTHELSFAREAADRVFFMDAGVVIEEGPPSEIFGAPQHERTQRFLTRILRPLDGD comes from the coding sequence ATGTCGCCCAGTGATCCCGCCGGCTCGGGTGAGCCCACGACCGACGCGCTGCTGACCGCGCGCGGCCTGCGCAAGAGCTTCGGCGACAACGAGGTGCTCCGGGGCATCGACCTGACGCTGCACCGCGGCGAGGTCGTGGTGCTGATCGGACCGAGTGGATCCGGAAAGACCACCGTGCTCCGAGCCCTCAACGGCCTCGAGACGCCGGACTCCGGCACGATCGTCGTCGCCGGGGGTCCCGACATCGACTTCGCACCGGGCTCGCCGGTGAAACCGCGTGAGCGCAAGCAGAAGCGTCTGGCGCTGCGTGATCGCTCGGCGATGGTCTTCCAGCACCACAACCTCTTCCCTCACCTCTCGGTGCTCGAGAACGTGATCGAGGGGCCGTGGCGCGTGCAGGGGCGCCCCAAGGCCGAGGTGGTCGCGGAGGCGCAGGCGCTCCTCGCCAGGGTGGGGCTCGCCGACAAGGCGGATGCTCGCCCGCACGAGCTGTCCGGTGGGCAGCAGCAGCGGGTCGGCATCGTGCGCGCGCTCGCGCTGCGCCCCGACCTCCTGCTCTTCGACGAGCCGACCAGCGCACTCGATCCCGAGCTCGTCGGCGAGGTGCTGCTCGTGATCAAGGAGCTCGCCGATGAGGGATGGAGCATGGTCGTCGTCACGCACGAGCTGAGCTTCGCTCGTGAGGCGGCTGATCGGGTGTTCTTCATGGATGCGGGAGTCGTCATCGAGGAGGGCCCGCCCTCCGAGATCTTCGGCGCTCCTCAGCACGAGCGCACGCAGCGGTTCCTCACCCGCATCCTGCGCCCCCTCGACGGGGACTGA
- a CDS encoding amino acid ABC transporter permease, which produces MENPWQLFLSSLGPIALAGVTVTVPLALVSFALGLVIAIGVALMRISVIPIVSGIARFYISVIRGTPMIVQLFVIFYGLGSIGLKLDPWPSAIIALSLNVGGYGAEVVRAAIQSVPKGQWEAAYTVGMNRTRTLTRVILPQAARVSVPPLSNTFISLVKDTSLASLILVTELFKVAQQIASATLDFMVVYLAAALVYWVICLVLSFGQSALERRLDRNVAQ; this is translated from the coding sequence ATGGAGAACCCCTGGCAGCTGTTCCTCTCGTCACTCGGGCCCATCGCCCTGGCGGGGGTGACGGTGACGGTGCCGCTCGCGCTCGTGTCGTTCGCGCTGGGGCTCGTCATCGCGATCGGCGTCGCCCTGATGCGGATCTCGGTCATCCCGATCGTGTCGGGCATCGCGCGGTTCTACATCTCCGTGATCCGCGGAACGCCGATGATCGTGCAGCTGTTCGTGATCTTCTACGGCCTCGGGTCGATCGGGCTCAAGCTCGACCCGTGGCCGAGCGCCATCATCGCCCTGTCACTCAACGTCGGCGGGTACGGAGCCGAGGTCGTCCGTGCTGCGATCCAATCGGTGCCGAAGGGGCAGTGGGAGGCGGCGTACACGGTCGGGATGAATCGGACACGCACTCTGACCCGCGTCATCCTCCCGCAGGCCGCTCGGGTCTCGGTGCCGCCGCTGTCGAACACGTTCATCTCGCTCGTCAAGGACACCTCGCTGGCATCCCTGATCCTCGTCACCGAGCTGTTCAAGGTCGCGCAGCAGATCGCATCGGCCACCCTCGATTTCATGGTGGTCTATCTTGCGGCGGCGCTGGTGTACTGGGTGATCTGTCTGGTGCTGTCGTTCGGGCAGAGCGCCCTCGAGAGGAGGCTCGACCGCAATGTCGCCCAGTGA
- a CDS encoding amino acid ABC transporter substrate-binding protein yields MSRRLIAVTALVVAAAALTACSGSTTPSESSSSEGAADSSFGLVKDGVLTVATEGTYRPFSFHADGGTGDLTGFDVEIIQAVADKLDLEVEFQETQWDAIFAGLDAGRFDVIANQVSINDEREEKYLFSEPYTVSPGVIVVAEDDDSISSFDDLKGKTTAQSLTSNWYELATDSGATVEGVEGWAQAVELLRQGRVDATVNDKLTFLDYEKTNSPSGLKIAAETDDAGKQAFVFTKDKTALVEAIDGALDELRADGTLAEISDKYFGEDVTQ; encoded by the coding sequence ATGTCCCGTCGCCTCATCGCCGTCACCGCACTGGTCGTCGCCGCCGCAGCACTCACCGCATGCAGCGGAAGCACGACCCCCTCCGAGAGCAGCTCGAGCGAGGGCGCGGCGGACAGCAGCTTCGGACTCGTCAAGGACGGCGTCCTCACGGTCGCGACCGAGGGCACCTACCGTCCGTTCAGCTTCCATGCCGACGGCGGCACCGGCGACCTCACGGGCTTCGACGTCGAGATCATCCAGGCCGTGGCCGACAAGCTCGACCTCGAGGTCGAGTTCCAGGAGACCCAGTGGGACGCGATCTTCGCGGGCCTCGATGCGGGGCGCTTCGACGTGATCGCGAACCAGGTGAGCATCAACGACGAGCGTGAGGAGAAGTACCTGTTCAGTGAGCCGTACACCGTCTCGCCCGGAGTCATCGTGGTCGCCGAGGACGACGACTCGATCTCGTCGTTCGACGACCTGAAGGGCAAGACGACCGCGCAGTCCCTCACGAGCAACTGGTACGAGTTGGCGACCGACTCCGGTGCCACGGTCGAGGGAGTGGAGGGCTGGGCGCAGGCCGTCGAGCTGCTGCGCCAGGGTCGTGTGGATGCGACCGTCAACGACAAGCTGACCTTCCTCGACTACGAGAAGACGAACAGCCCCTCCGGGCTCAAGATCGCCGCCGAGACCGACGACGCCGGAAAGCAGGCCTTCGTGTTCACGAAGGACAAGACGGCGCTCGTCGAGGCGATCGACGGAGCTCTCGACGAGCTGCGCGCCGACGGCACCCTCGCCGAGATCAGCGACAAGTACTTCGGCGAAGACGTCACCCAGTAA
- the rplA gene encoding 50S ribosomal protein L1: MATKSKAYKAAAEKIEADRFYTPTEAVALAKETGSSKFDSTVEVALKLSVDPRKADQMVRGTVILPHGTGKTARVIVFATGPAAEAAIAAGADEVGGAELIEKVAAGWTAFDAAVSTPELMGQVGRLGKVLGPRGLMPNPKTGTVTPNTAKAVEEIKGGKIEFRVDKHANVHFVVGKSSFSAEQLDENIGAALEEIVRLKPSSSKGRYIQKGAVSTTFGPGIPLDVNAI, encoded by the coding sequence ATGGCTACGAAGTCCAAGGCTTACAAGGCTGCCGCCGAGAAGATCGAGGCAGACCGTTTCTACACTCCCACCGAGGCAGTCGCCCTCGCCAAGGAGACCGGCTCGTCGAAGTTCGACTCGACCGTCGAGGTCGCGCTGAAGCTCTCGGTCGACCCCCGCAAGGCAGACCAGATGGTGCGCGGCACCGTCATCCTGCCCCACGGCACCGGTAAGACCGCCCGCGTCATCGTCTTCGCCACCGGCCCCGCGGCCGAGGCAGCGATCGCCGCAGGTGCAGATGAGGTCGGCGGCGCCGAGCTCATCGAGAAGGTCGCCGCAGGCTGGACCGCGTTCGACGCGGCCGTCTCGACCCCGGAGCTCATGGGCCAGGTCGGTCGTCTCGGAAAGGTCCTGGGTCCGCGTGGACTCATGCCGAACCCGAAGACCGGCACCGTGACCCCCAACACGGCCAAGGCCGTCGAGGAGATCAAGGGCGGAAAGATCGAGTTCCGCGTCGACAAGCACGCCAACGTGCACTTCGTCGTCGGCAAGTCGTCGTTCTCGGCCGAGCAGCTCGACGAGAACATCGGCGCAGCGCTCGAGGAGATCGTCCGCCTCAAGCCGTCGAGCTCGAAGGGCCGTTACATCCAGAAGGGTGCGGTGTCGACCACGTTCGGCCCCGGCATCCCGCTGGATGTCAACGCCATCTGA
- the rplK gene encoding 50S ribosomal protein L11, whose amino-acid sequence MAPKKKVTGLIKLQINAGAANPAPPIGPALGQHGVNIMEFCKAYNAATESQRGNVIPVEITVYEDRSFTFILKTPPAAELIKKAAGVPKGSSTPHTVKVAKITKDQVRQIAETKQADLNANDIEAASKIIAGTARSMGITVEG is encoded by the coding sequence ATGGCACCGAAGAAGAAGGTGACCGGCCTGATCAAGCTTCAGATCAACGCCGGTGCAGCCAACCCGGCGCCGCCGATCGGCCCCGCGCTCGGTCAGCATGGCGTCAACATCATGGAGTTCTGCAAGGCGTACAACGCCGCGACCGAGTCGCAGCGCGGCAACGTCATCCCCGTCGAGATCACCGTCTACGAGGACCGCAGCTTCACGTTCATCCTGAAGACCCCGCCGGCCGCGGAGCTCATCAAGAAGGCCGCCGGCGTGCCCAAGGGCTCGTCGACGCCTCACACGGTCAAGGTCGCGAAGATCACCAAGGACCAGGTCCGTCAGATCGCCGAGACCAAGCAGGCCGACCTGAACGCGAACGACATCGAGGCTGCCTCGAAGATCATCGCCGGCACCGCCCGTTCCATGGGCATCACGGTCGAGGGCTGA
- the nusG gene encoding transcription termination/antitermination protein NusG, whose amino-acid sequence MSERYSDDADWATAAEQSSEEDEAQEGNVLAAEENSVTSAEHVALHIEDVDGDEDADTQDDTDIEIDDPEADAIVNDALNLDEAAESEAAAEVLNDSVAEETAELEAAEADEVTPYDGPDVNGDEDAESDEDESDDDAEEDPYEAFRLDLRMLPGKWYVIHSYAGFERKVKANIEQRKSTLEVEDEIYQIEVPMEDVVEIKNGQRKMVTRVRIPGYVLVRMELTEDTWSVVRHTPGVTGFVGNAHNPTPLRFEEAFNMLKSLVEVKDVPTAKNIASKGGVAVARPLPAEVDFEVGETITIKEGSFAGLPGSISEIKPESGKLTVLVSLFERETPVELSFDQVTKMI is encoded by the coding sequence GTGTCTGAACGATATTCCGACGACGCCGACTGGGCGACGGCTGCCGAGCAGTCCAGCGAAGAGGACGAGGCCCAGGAGGGCAACGTCCTCGCTGCGGAGGAGAACTCGGTCACTTCGGCTGAGCACGTCGCCCTCCACATCGAGGACGTCGACGGCGACGAAGACGCCGACACGCAGGACGACACCGACATCGAGATCGACGACCCGGAGGCCGACGCGATCGTGAACGACGCTCTCAACCTGGACGAAGCGGCTGAGTCTGAGGCTGCCGCTGAGGTCCTCAACGATTCTGTGGCGGAAGAGACCGCCGAGCTCGAGGCCGCAGAGGCCGACGAGGTCACCCCGTACGACGGTCCCGACGTGAACGGCGACGAAGACGCCGAGTCCGACGAGGACGAGTCCGACGACGACGCCGAGGAAGACCCGTACGAGGCGTTCCGCCTCGACCTGCGGATGCTCCCGGGCAAGTGGTACGTCATCCACTCGTACGCGGGCTTCGAGCGCAAGGTCAAGGCGAACATCGAGCAGCGCAAGTCGACGCTCGAGGTCGAGGACGAGATCTACCAGATCGAGGTCCCGATGGAGGACGTCGTCGAGATCAAGAACGGCCAGCGCAAGATGGTCACCCGCGTGCGCATCCCGGGTTACGTGCTCGTGCGCATGGAGCTCACGGAAGACACCTGGTCCGTCGTCCGTCACACGCCTGGCGTCACCGGCTTCGTGGGCAACGCTCACAACCCGACGCCGCTGCGCTTCGAAGAGGCCTTCAACATGCTGAAGTCCCTCGTCGAGGTCAAGGACGTCCCGACCGCCAAGAACATCGCATCGAAGGGCGGCGTCGCCGTCGCTCGGCCGCTTCCCGCCGAGGTCGACTTCGAGGTCGGCGAGACCATCACGATCAAGGAGGGCTCGTTCGCGGGGCTTCCCGGTTCGATCAGCGAGATCAAGCCCGAGAGCGGCAAGCTCACGGTCCTCGTCTCGCTCTTCGAGCGTGAGACCCCGGTCGAGCTGTCGTTCGACCAGGTCACCAAGATGATCTGA
- the secE gene encoding preprotein translocase subunit SecE: MDQDEPRGEVVASGATREKKRGIAGFFGSIALFFRQVIAELRKVVTPTRKELVKFTAVVLVFVLIVMGIVYGLDTLFAWVTHIVFGVPGA, encoded by the coding sequence ATGGATCAGGACGAACCGCGCGGCGAGGTCGTCGCGTCAGGAGCCACCCGCGAGAAGAAGCGTGGCATCGCAGGCTTCTTCGGGAGCATCGCCCTGTTCTTCCGTCAGGTCATCGCAGAGCTGCGCAAGGTCGTCACGCCGACCCGCAAGGAACTGGTCAAGTTCACCGCAGTGGTGCTCGTCTTCGTTCTGATCGTCATGGGCATCGTCTACGGACTGGACACCTTGTTCGCCTGGGTGACGCACATCGTCTTCGGGGTCCCGGGCGCCTGA
- a CDS encoding HSP90 family protein, whose translation MSADVQQFQVDLRGVVDLLSRHIYSSPRVYLRELLQNARDAITARREVDGEGGRIRITPLTEASGEFVLRDDGVGLTADEVADLLATVGRSSKRDIFDLPRSDYLGQFGIGLLSCFMVADTIVIRSRSARGGSAVEWTGSADGTFRVVEIDDDLPIGTSVHLVPRFDADDLLRPAAVRALATTFAEFLPVRVTLDTPVGDVEVTRRAPFLDVAENIDDAVQYGRDLLGASPLDAIELSEPATGTRGLAYVLPYAPPPGARQATRMYLGRMLLGERVDDVLPEWAFFVRAVVDSTGLAPTASRESLVDDAALERVREQFGAGIRRWVLELGLREPHRLAQFVAIHEVGLKSLVRHDEELARFITRWLTLETTHGTLRIGDLVERYPHVRFAPSVDEFRQVAGISPSSEVLVNGGYLYDADLVRMLPDLYPHVTVELVDVTGELDRLDPPPLDDRDAAVALEARAGAVLTASGCSVTVRSIDQPQLAALYVADPEVLRRIDRGRTKGITGSLWGGVLDRIDSTLSSSRDDDLSARLCLNWSNRVVRALVRVQDDAVFARTVQLLYIQALLAGHHPLSDADRTLMTTALTDLVSLSAGIEEDSVPFDDAL comes from the coding sequence GTGAGCGCTGACGTGCAGCAGTTCCAGGTGGACCTGCGCGGGGTCGTCGACCTTCTGAGTCGCCACATCTACTCGAGCCCTCGGGTCTACCTGCGGGAGCTGCTGCAGAACGCCAGGGACGCGATCACGGCCCGACGCGAGGTCGACGGCGAGGGCGGACGCATCCGCATCACCCCGCTGACCGAAGCCTCGGGCGAGTTCGTCCTGCGCGACGACGGCGTGGGTCTGACCGCCGACGAGGTGGCCGACCTGCTCGCCACCGTCGGGCGCAGCTCGAAGCGGGACATCTTCGACCTGCCCCGCAGCGATTATCTCGGCCAGTTCGGCATCGGACTCCTCAGCTGCTTCATGGTCGCCGACACGATCGTGATCCGCTCCCGCAGCGCACGCGGCGGCTCGGCCGTCGAGTGGACGGGCAGCGCCGACGGCACGTTCCGCGTGGTCGAGATCGACGACGACCTGCCGATCGGCACGAGCGTGCACCTGGTGCCGCGGTTCGACGCCGATGATCTCCTGCGCCCCGCAGCCGTGCGGGCGCTCGCGACGACGTTCGCCGAGTTCCTCCCCGTGCGGGTCACGCTCGACACCCCGGTCGGCGACGTCGAGGTGACCCGGCGCGCACCCTTCCTCGACGTCGCCGAGAACATCGACGACGCGGTGCAGTACGGGCGCGATCTCCTCGGCGCCTCCCCCCTCGATGCGATCGAGCTCTCGGAGCCGGCCACCGGCACCCGCGGACTCGCCTACGTGCTCCCGTACGCTCCCCCGCCCGGCGCCCGACAGGCGACGCGCATGTACCTCGGCCGGATGCTGCTCGGCGAGCGCGTCGACGACGTGCTTCCGGAGTGGGCGTTCTTCGTGCGCGCCGTCGTCGATTCGACCGGCCTCGCCCCGACGGCGAGCCGTGAATCGCTCGTCGACGATGCGGCGCTCGAGCGCGTGCGCGAGCAGTTCGGCGCCGGCATCCGTCGCTGGGTCCTCGAGCTGGGCCTGCGCGAGCCGCACCGGCTCGCCCAGTTCGTCGCGATCCATGAGGTCGGCCTCAAGTCGCTCGTGCGACACGACGAAGAGCTCGCGCGGTTCATCACCCGATGGCTGACCCTCGAGACCACGCACGGCACCCTGCGCATCGGCGACCTCGTCGAGCGGTACCCGCACGTGCGCTTCGCCCCGTCGGTCGACGAGTTCCGCCAGGTCGCCGGCATCTCGCCGAGCTCGGAAGTACTGGTCAACGGCGGTTATCTGTACGACGCCGACCTCGTGCGGATGCTGCCCGACCTCTACCCGCACGTCACGGTCGAACTCGTCGACGTCACCGGCGAGCTCGACCGCCTCGACCCTCCTCCCCTCGATGACCGCGATGCGGCGGTGGCACTCGAGGCTCGCGCAGGCGCGGTGCTCACGGCGTCCGGATGCTCGGTCACGGTGCGCTCGATCGACCAGCCCCAGCTCGCCGCCCTCTACGTCGCCGACCCCGAGGTGCTCCGCCGCATCGACCGGGGCCGCACCAAGGGCATCACCGGTTCGCTGTGGGGCGGAGTGCTCGACCGCATCGACTCGACGCTCTCGTCATCCCGCGACGACGACCTGAGCGCACGGCTCTGCCTGAACTGGTCGAACCGGGTCGTACGCGCCCTCGTCCGGGTGCAGGACGACGCGGTGTTCGCCCGCACGGTGCAGCTGCTCTACATCCAGGCGCTCCTCGCCGGGCACCACCCGCTCTCCGATGCGGACCGCACCCTGATGACCACGGCACTCACCGATCTCGTCTCGCTCTCGGCCGGCATCGAAGAGGACTCGGTCCCCTTCGACGACGCGCTCTGA
- the poxB gene encoding ubiquinone-dependent pyruvate dehydrogenase, with protein sequence MATVAANIVKTLRANGIDRVYGLPGDSLNGFTDALRKDGSIRWVHVRHEESAAFAAAADAALTGDLAVVAGSCGPGNLHLINGLYDANRSRVPVLAIAAHIPTTEIGTGYFQETHPQELFRECSVYVEYVADPQQMPRLLEIAMRAAIEQRGVAVLVIPGDVALAEIADDRAVVIERTHPVIVPSGDELERAATLLNASTKTTILAGAGVEGSHDEVIALADRLGAPIVHALRGKEFIEYDNPFDVGMTGLLGFASGYRAMEAADTLLVLGSDFPYEQFYPDHATTIQVDIRGSQLGKRHPLDLGLVGDVGATAAALLPRLAAKTDRGHLDDSTAHYRKTRAKLDDLATPTKAGRPIHPQYLARLLNEQAADDAVFTADVGSPTVWAARYLSMTENRRLIGSFTHGSMANALLHGIGAQVSHPDRQVIALAGDGGLAMMLGELLTLTQNRLPVKTIVVNNSSLNFVELEMKAAGFVNYGTSLDNPSFAAIAEAMGIFARRVENSEDLPDAVREVLAHDGPALLDVVTERQELSMPPAIEAAQVKGFALYAIRTVMSGKGDELLDLARANWRQLL encoded by the coding sequence ATGGCAACCGTCGCAGCGAACATCGTCAAGACCCTCCGCGCCAACGGGATCGACCGTGTCTACGGCCTCCCAGGCGACTCCCTCAACGGATTCACCGACGCGCTCCGCAAGGACGGGAGCATCCGGTGGGTGCACGTGCGGCACGAGGAGTCGGCGGCGTTCGCGGCGGCGGCGGATGCGGCGCTCACCGGCGACCTCGCTGTGGTGGCAGGATCCTGCGGCCCTGGCAACCTGCACCTGATCAACGGCCTGTACGACGCCAACCGCTCGCGCGTGCCTGTGCTCGCGATCGCGGCCCACATCCCGACCACCGAGATCGGCACCGGGTACTTCCAGGAGACGCACCCGCAGGAGCTGTTCCGCGAGTGCAGCGTCTACGTCGAGTACGTCGCCGACCCCCAGCAGATGCCGCGCCTGCTCGAGATCGCGATGCGTGCGGCCATCGAGCAGCGCGGAGTCGCGGTGCTGGTGATCCCCGGTGACGTCGCACTCGCCGAGATCGCGGATGACCGCGCCGTGGTGATCGAGCGCACGCATCCGGTGATCGTGCCGAGCGGCGACGAGCTCGAGCGGGCGGCGACCCTGCTGAACGCCTCGACGAAGACGACGATCCTCGCGGGTGCGGGTGTCGAGGGCTCGCACGACGAGGTCATCGCGCTGGCCGATCGCCTCGGCGCCCCGATCGTGCACGCGCTCCGCGGCAAGGAGTTCATCGAGTACGACAACCCCTTCGACGTCGGCATGACCGGGCTTCTCGGCTTCGCCTCCGGCTATCGGGCCATGGAGGCGGCCGACACCCTGCTGGTGCTCGGCAGCGACTTCCCGTACGAACAGTTCTATCCGGATCACGCCACGACCATCCAGGTCGACATCCGCGGGTCACAGCTGGGCAAACGGCATCCGCTCGATCTCGGTCTGGTCGGCGACGTGGGAGCGACCGCCGCGGCGCTGCTGCCTCGCCTCGCGGCGAAGACCGATCGTGGCCACCTCGACGACTCGACGGCGCACTATCGCAAGACCAGGGCGAAGCTCGACGACCTCGCGACGCCGACGAAGGCCGGCCGTCCGATCCACCCGCAGTACCTCGCCCGACTGCTGAACGAGCAGGCGGCGGACGACGCGGTCTTCACCGCCGATGTCGGCTCGCCCACCGTGTGGGCGGCCCGGTACCTGTCGATGACCGAGAACCGGCGACTGATCGGCTCGTTCACGCACGGGTCGATGGCCAACGCGCTGCTGCACGGCATCGGCGCGCAGGTCTCGCACCCCGACCGCCAGGTGATCGCCCTCGCCGGTGACGGCGGGCTCGCGATGATGCTGGGGGAGCTGCTGACCCTCACGCAGAACAGGCTGCCGGTGAAGACGATCGTCGTGAACAACTCGTCGCTGAACTTCGTCGAGCTCGAGATGAAGGCCGCCGGCTTCGTGAACTACGGCACGTCGCTCGACAACCCGAGCTTCGCGGCGATCGCGGAGGCCATGGGCATCTTCGCCCGTCGGGTCGAGAACAGCGAAGACCTGCCGGATGCTGTGCGCGAGGTGCTCGCCCACGACGGCCCCGCGCTGCTCGACGTCGTCACCGAGCGTCAGGAGCTGTCGATGCCGCCGGCGATCGAGGCCGCGCAGGTCAAGGGCTTCGCGCTGTACGCGATCCGCACGGTCATGTCGGGCAAGGGCGACGAATTGCTCGACCTCGCGCGGGCCAACTGGCGTCAGCTCCTCTGA